The nucleotide sequence CGGATTGCCGCTGACAAAACTGCTGCCTAAAAAGTTCAAGGCAAATGTTCCCGGAATGATGCCGATGACCGTTGCCAGTGCAAACGAGCCGAAGCGGACCTTTGCAACGCCAGCCGCATAACTGACCAGGTCAAAACTCAATCCCGGAAACAGCCGGAACAACAAGACATAAAAAAAGCCGTTTTGTTCCATCTGGGACTGGATTTTCCCGGCGCTGCCGGTCCACTTGGTTTTGCCCAGGCCGCCCAATTTTCGGGCCACGAAAAACGACAGAAACGCGCCCAGTGATGCGCCGATAACGGTGTAGAGGGTGCCCATCCAGGCGCCGAAGGCCAAGCCTCCAGCGAGGGACAGGATCGAAGCAGGAAAGAACAACAAAGGCCGGATCGTGTATGCCGCAATGTATACGACGGGCGCCCATAGCCCGAACGACAAAATCCAGCTGCGGAGGCTGTCCACATCAAACTGGAGAACCGAGCGGCTAAACCAAACCGCAGCCCCCACAGCAAACGCCACCAGCAGCCATTTTCCCGCCTTTACAGCCCTATTCGTATTCACGCGTTGCGGGTATGCGTTGAAATGCCGATATAGCGGTTTCTCATTTCATTATAACGCTTGCGGTTGACTCCGGCATCTGAGTAGCCGACGCGTGAAGCGGACCGGAATTCGATTTGCTGGGCTGCATCATTAAAATAAAATTCAATGTCGTCTTTAAACTTCAATCCTTTCGATTTCGCAATCGCATGGACGTAGTTCTCTTGAACTTGAACGATCGATACGCCTTCATAGCCTTTCAGCATGCCGATCAAGTTTTTCTTCGCCTCTTCCTTGCTGCCATTGTAAGGCCAGGCCGGCACAAACTTGTCCGCTTTCGCCGACTGGGAAGAAACCGCGTTCGGTGTTGATGGAACTGCTTGTAAGCGGCCGTTTTCCACACCCAGTTTCGGCTGGATATTGTTTTTGATGGCCATGTTTGCGATGCTGATGCCGGCTGCTGCAACCGTTCCATAGATCCCTATTTTTTTAGCTGGCAGTTCCCCGGCTTTTGCCTTGTTGAAAGTTTTGACGACCGGCTGGTTCAATAGGTTATCGACATAGACTTTCTTGCCGATTTTCACCAGCACTTCGCTGTAGGTCGGATACGGATGGATGACGCCTGATAATTTCCCCAAGTTGATGTTCAGCGACTTAATGGTCTGGATTTGGCTGATGATTTCACCCGCACGGTCCCCCAAAATGCTGGCACCCAGGATGTAGCCCTTTTTATCCAAAATGATTTTCACTTTGCCGATGCTGTCTTTTTTCGTATTCGCCCGGTCCAAATCAGCGTAGTCGTGTTCATAGACCCGGATGGAATCGCCGTATTTTTCCCGCGCTTCTTCTTCCGACAAGCCGGATCTGCCTAGTTCCGGATCTGTGTATGTACACCAGGTGACATGCTCGTAGTCCATTTTTTTGTTGATCGGCAAGATGGCGTTTTGTGTGGCGGTAATGCCTTGCACATTGGCCATATGGGATAATTGGTAAGGCCCGACAACGTCGCCGATTGCGTAGATGCCTTTGGCAGTCGTCTCCAGATGCTCATCCACTTGTATGCTCTTCGAATCGTATTGGACGCCTGCTGTTTCCAGCCCATATCCCGAAACATTCGCTTTGCGTCCAAGCGCCACCAGCAGCCCTTCTCCAGAAACAGTCGTTTCCTTGCCGCCTTTTTCAATGATCAAATCGATGCGGCTGCCTTCTTGATTTGCTTTCACAGCAGTAGCTGACGTATGGATCGTTACACCTTCATCAACCAGGCGCTGCTGGATCATCAAGACCAATTCTTCTTCGTCTTTCGGCAAAATCCGTTCAAATTTCTCGACAAGCGTCACTTTGACGCCTAGACGGTTCAAGGCCTGCGCCATTTCGACGCCAATCGCACCTCCGCCGAGAATGGTCATCGATTTCGGGAAAGATTTTTCCTTGAAGATGGTGTCATTTGTTAAATAAGATACTTTGTCGAGCCCTTCGATTGGCGGAACCATCGGCGACGAACCGGTGGAAAGAATGATTTTCTTCGCTTCAATATGCTCTCCGTTCACTTCTACTGCGTGTGGACTTACAAATTTCGCATACCCATTGATGAAATCGATGCCGGATTTCTGCAGCACTTCAGGAGATTCGCCTGAATATACTTTTTGGATGATATCCTGGATATCTTTTAACACGGTTGAGGTATCAACTTTTAAATCCGGGGTGTATTTTTTGGCGTGGTGGACTTCTTCCGCGATGTTGATCAACGATTTGCTGGGAATACAGCCTGACCATGTGCATTCGCCGCCCGGCAGGTTTTTGTCGATCAATACGACTTTTTTAGAAAAGCCTGCTCCTGTAAAAGCAGCTGTCAATCCAGCTGCCCCTGCTCCAATTATTGCGATATCGTATTTCTTTACCATGTTTACCATTTCCTTTCTGAGTGCTGAATTTTATATTTCAAACCATAAACCACGTTAAAGCGGTACAGCGCCTGCTGTTTCGGCACGTAAGTGCGATCGCGGGTTAGAAAACCGAACCTGATATATACTGGAATTATCTTATTAACGAAAAGGTGAAGCGGATGCTCGATACACATGCCCGAAAACACGTGCAGCCATTAGTGGAAAAAACAGCTGATTTTCTTTTGAAAAGAGGATGTACTGCCGATGGCGTCACTAAAACCGCCTTTGTAATCGGGGTATCTTCCGGGCCCTTCATTTACTTGGACCAGCCAGTTTTGGCGGTGCTCGTTTTGTGGATCTCCGGCTTTCTTGATGTCGTCGACGGCACCATGGCGCGGAAAACCAAACCGTCCCCCTGGGGAACCCTGTTGGATATTAGTTTTGACCGTCTGGTCGAACTCAGCGTCATTATCGGACTGGCGTTCCGTTTTCCGGATTCAATGTGGGCGCTGCTGCTTTTGAGCGCTTCCATTGTCATCGCCATGACCGTTTTCCTGACAGTCGGCGCCTTGTCTGATAAAAAAGGAATGAAATCCTTTTACTACCAAGCGGGGCTTGCTGAAAGGACAGAAGGCTTTATTCTGTTTACCCTAATGATTGTTTTTTCAACACATTTAACGATATTTACGCTGCTTTTTTTAGCAGTCCAAGTATTTACGATCGGCCAGCGCATGGCCGAAGCTAGGCGCCTTTTGAAGTAAAGGAGAGATTCAAAGGATGAAGACATTAACGCTGGTTGGAGGCGGACATGCACATTTGCATTGCCTGGAGCAATTGAAAAAAGAGCCGCAAAGAGACTGGCGGGTCGTATTGATTTCTCCTTCCCGCCATCAGTATTATTCCGGCATGTTCTCAGGCTATGCAGAAGGCATTTACCGATTGGACGACATCCGGATCGATCTGCAAAAACTTTGTGAACAAGTAGGGGCAATCTTTATCAAAGACCGAATTGCCGGTGTCGACGGACACAATAAAAGACTGGCCGGAACAAAAGGCGTTTACCCGTTTGATGTGGCATCTTTCGATATTGGTTCACAGAACGATATTCCGGCTGAATTGGCTGAGCGGGTTTCCAAGATCAAACCGAATTACCGGTTTCCGGAAGCCTTGTTGAAGTTTCGGGAAACCGCTTATCCGGTGATTGCCGGCGGCGGAGCTTCCGGAGTTGAAATGGCGTTTGCCGTATTGGCCTGGAGAAAAAAGAACGGCTTGCCGCCCAATGTATCTTTGTTCAGTTCCTCTTCTTTGCTGTCTGGCCAAGGGGCGACAGCCGTCCAAAAAATTGAAGCCATTGCCAGGCAAAAAGCCTTGCCTTTTTTCACTGATGAACGAATTGCAGCGATTGATGAACACTCCGTATCGACCCAAAGCGGCCGAACCTCTCCGCAATCGGATCTGCTCTGGCTGACCGGCCCTAAAAGCCCCGGCTTTTTCAAGCATTCCGGATTGAAGACAGATGCCGGCGGTTTTCTGCTCGTCAACGAATCCCTGCAGAGCCTGTCACATTCAGACCTTTTTGGCGCCGGCGACTGCATTGCCATTGACCGCTATCCTGCGCTTGCTAAGAACGGCGTCTATGCAGTCCGCCAAGGCTCTGTGCTTTGGAACAATCTGAAAAACCAGTTAGGCGGAAAACAACTAGCTGCTTTCACGCCCCAGAAAAATTTCTTATCCATCTTGTCTACAGGCGGGAGCGAAGCTTTTCTGATGTACGGAAAACAGGCTGTCCACGGAAAACTGCCTTGGATGCTGAAACAGCGGATCGACCAAAAGTTCATGCAGCGCTTTAAAACACTTTATGAATAAGCCAAGCCTTCTTTATGGAAAAGCAAAGAACGTCCGCACCGGTTTCCAATCCTCGGCGAACGTTCTTTTTGTCCTTTTTTCACTTATAAATTCTTTGCGCTATGCCTTTTTCTCCATCACTGCAAAATAATTCTCTTCCCGGTCAGCGAAATTGAACACACGCCCAAATGGCATGTCATCAATTTCACCAACGGTAATGCCTTGTTCCGACAGGCGGCTATGCAATTGATCGAGCTGGTCCGTATAAAACATCAGCGAAGGCGTTCCCAGGTTCAAGCCTGGCGACATGCTCGCGACAGCTTCTTTGTTATGTAGAACAAGCGTTGTGCCAGCTCCGCTATTCGGCGCAACTTCAACCCATCTCATGCCGCCTGTTGCCTGTTCTGCAACCACTTGAAAACCGACTGCCTCCGTCCAAAACCGTTTAGCCTCCTCCTGGTCATTGACATACAGCATCACTTGCCCAAGTTTATCGATCATTGGTTTTCCCTCCTCCGTTAATTAAACATATATATCCAGAATATTAAAACAATTAAACGAACATGTAAACAACTTCTCGATGAATAAAAAAAGAACTTTCATCCCGAAAAGGAATGAAAGTTCTTTTGCGTATTATTTGCTTAGTACTTCTTCTTTCGCCATCGCCTCAAGTTCGTCTTTCAACTGAAGCGTCTCAGCGGTTGTTTTGTGGACTTCACGTAGAAGTTCCGGATTTTCCATCAACGAAACGCCGTAAGACGGAATCATTTCTTTGATTTTCGGCTCCCAGCTGTTGATTTGGTCAGGGAAGCATTTTTCAAAAATCTCAAGCATCGCATGCACAGCTGTTGAAGCACCTGGAGAAGCGCCAAGTAGTGCTGCAATCGATCCGTCTTCAGCTGTTACGATTTCCGTACCGAACTGAAGCGTTCCTTTGCCTTTGTCGGTGTCTTTGATGACCTGAACGCGCTGTCCAGCGACAACGACATCCCAATCTTCCACTTTAGCATTCGGGATGAATTCGCGCAGTTCTTCGACGCGCTTTTCATTCGACAGCAATACTTGCTGCACCAAATACTTGGTCAACGACATTTCTTTCGCTCCTGCCGCAAGCATCGTGAAGACGTTGTTTGGTTTAACCGATCCGATCAAGTCCATGTTTGAACCTGTTTTCAGGAACTTCGGAGAGAAGCCGGCAAAAGGTCCGAACAACAAGGATTTTTGGTTGTCGATAAAACGTGTATCCAAGTGAGGAACGGACATTGGCGGAGCTCCGAGCTTCGCTTTGCCGTATACTTTTGCATGATGCTGCTCGACGATTTCCGGATCTTTGCATACTAGGAACAGCCCGCTTACCGGGAAGCCGCCAATATGCTTGGATTCAGGAATGCCTGTTTTTTGAAGCAATGGAAGGCTTCCGCCCCCGCCGCCGATAAATACGAAGTCAGCGTTATGATATTTGATCTTATCGTCCGCCATATCAAGCACTTTAACTTCCCATTTGCCGTCGCCGCTGCGTTTGATGTCTTTTACCGTGTGGTTGTAGTTGATCTCCACATCCTGCTCTTTCAAATGTTCAAATAGCATTTTAGTCAAAGCACCGAAGTTGACGTCTGTTCCGGAGTCGATTTTTGTTGCAGCAATCGGCTCATCTACCGTACGGCCTTCCATGATTAAAGGAATCCATTCTTTCAGTTTTTCAGGGTTATCGGAAAATTCCATTCCATGGAACAACGGGTTTTTCGACAAGGCTTCAAAACGTTTGTTCAGGAAGCTTACGTTGTCTTCTCCCTGCACCAAACTCATATGCGGAATAGACATGATAAAATCCTGCGGGTTGGCAATGCGTTTGTTTTTCACAAGGAAAGACCAAAACTGTCTTGAAAGCTGGAACTGTTCGTTGATATTAATCGCTTTTTTGATCTCAACGGTGCCGTCCTCTTTCTCAGGCGTATAGTTCAGCTCGCAAAGTGCAGCGTGGCCGGTACCGGCGTTGTTCCATTCATTGGAACTTTCTGCGCCTGCCTGTTCAAGCTTTTCAAATACTTTGACGTTCCATTCCGGTGCCAATTCTTTAATCATTGATCCCAAAGTAGCACTCATAATTCCAGCACCGATTAAAATAATGTCTTTCTTATTTTGTTGGTTGCCCATTATAACCTTCCTTTTCTACTCTATTGTTGGCAGATCGAATGCAAATCTTCCGGCCCAGGAAATTGTTCGGAAATCCCGAAATGGCCAAAAACTGCATCTTTTCTGTCTTTATACTAACTATATCACAGTGAATGGTTATTATTTACGTATTCAAACATCCTCTATTATACGTGATTTAGATAAAAAAGTCCTTATGGAATGCTTGAAAAACAGACAAAAAAGGCCCTCTCGCAGAGCGCCTTCTTCAATCATTGCCTTCTGTTTTCCGCTGGAACCAAAAAGATTACGGCAAGCCCGGTCTGTTAAAATTTTAAAATTCCAGCTTGGTCGTTGTTTTAGCTGCCTGGCACTCAAAATAACTGCTTCAACATTCCCCTTGCGTCGCAGCTGCCGCCTGAGTGAATTTAACGCAGCCAATGCAATGACAACGGCCTCTACTTGTTCAACTTTTTATTTGCTCCCTTATTTCCGCTTTCTTATTTTCATGGCTGCCTGCATAGACGCATACCCGATTGCGTCCTTCTTTCTTTGCCGCATATAGAGCTTCATCTGCTTGGTTCAATAAGTGGAAAAGCTGGTCTTCCGAAACTTCCATTTCTGCTACGCCCAAACTCAGAGTGACTGAAATCATTTCTCCATCCAAAAAAATCGGCTGGCTTTCCACTTCTTTACACAGCCTCTCGGCCAATGCTTCCGCTTCAATTCCGGTATAAGAGTTTAGTGCGAGAACGAACTCTTCCCCGCCATAGCGGGCAAAAATCTGGTCTTTTTCCAATTGAGCTTTACAGACCTTCGCTACGTGAACCAGCAGTTGATCCCCTACTTGATGCCCATATGTATCATTGACCCGCTTAAAATGATCGATGTCCAACAAGATCACACTAAAAGGCGTCGACTGTTCTTTTGCAGCAATAAAGTCCTGCTCACATAATTGCAAAAAGGCACGGCGATTAAAAACCTGTGTCAGTTCATCCGTATAGGCCTGATGCTGCAGTTTCTCCTGCAGCTTTTTCAGTTCGGTGATGTCTGTAAAAATAAGCAATTGCCCTTTTGTATTTCCAGATTGCTCGAGTGGTGAATTCCGCACTTGGAAAACTTGTTCGGACTTCAGAAGTTTCAATTCCTGTGTTTTTAAATCCCCTTCGAGTCTTAAGGGGAAAGGATATCCGGCCAATTCAACCCAGACGGACTCAAAGTCCATGCCATACATTGACTGATTCAAGTTTGGCCAATTGAGTTGGCATGCTTGATTAAACTCAATGAGCCGGTTCGATTCATCAAGCACTATAACCCCATCATTGATGCCATTGAAAATAGCATCTTTTGCTATTGGCATAATTGTAAATAACCGAGACGAACCAATGGCCCATAAATACAAAACAGAAGAAATCCACAGCACCATCGGCACTGGATCAATTCCCTGAGGCGCTGCCCCGATTAAGTATAAAAAGGCAGTCATCATTGGTATCAATTGCCCCAGCATCAATGCAATCAGCTGCAGCCGGTAAGCCTTGGCCGTTTCCTTCCAATGGAAAATCAGCAAGGAAAAAGCCGCAAACATGCACGCAAATGTAAATATACCGTGGACGGCGTACCAGGGCCCGATCTCTTGTTGAATGAAAGGAATACCGAGTGCGGCATCAATTTCAAAAGACCGGTAATGCAAGTGATGCCATTCATTCGTAGCCACCAAGATGAAAGATAAAGTCGGAACCAAGATAAGGGATACTGCTCTTTTCCAGCTTACCTTGATGCCGAGGTACTGCATGATAAATAACAAGCCCAACGGGGAAGAAACCGGCATGCCGATATATTGTACGGTTGTCCAAAACTTCATCTCCCCTAAGTTGGCGGCCAATAGCCCCATCGCAGCGGCAAAACAGTAAATGGTGATGGATGCTGTATAAAGCATGAAAAAGAGCGCAATCTTATTGTAATGATGGCGTTTTAAAAAGACGTATGAACATAAATACAAATTCAGCACACCAGATGTGCACATTAAGGTGATGTAGGCGGTCAAGTTGGAAGTCAAGGGTCGTTACCTTCTTTTTCAGTTGCATTTTTTCTTTTAATGTAGCACATTCCGAAAAGAAAAACGCCGTTTTTATAGGAAGCGGCATACAAACTAATTGAAAAGAACCGGTGCAGGAATAGGAGTGTTTGTTCTTGAATAAAGCAGAAGGGGCTTTTTCTAAAATTAAACAGCGGTACAAGCTGAAAAGGAGGCGAATTCATGCAATTAGGAGCTTTTTCAATCAGTTTAAATGTAAAAGATATTCACGCATCCAAAGAGTTCTATGAAAAAATCGGATTTGAAACATTCAGCGGCAACATTGAGCAGAATTGGCTCATCATGAAAAACGGCAAAACGGTGATTGGCTTATTCCAAGGGATGTTCGAGAAAAACATGTTAACGTTTAACCCTGGATGGGATGAAAATGCACACAATCTTGATGTTTTTGAAGACATCCGCGACATTCAAAAAAAGCTGAAGGCTGAAGGGATTTCCTTCACTGCCGAAGCCAATGAAACAACGCAAGGCCCTGCCAGCTTTTTCATCGAAGATCCGGACGGGAATCCGATATTGTTTGATCAGCATCGATAAATAAGCTTAAAAAATGAAAAGGCAATTAGCTTACCCTATCAGCAGGGTGCCAATTGCCTTTTCTATACGAACCAGAGATGGATGAAAGAAACTGGAACCCTTCCCTTACGTCGCAGCTGCCGAAGAAGCTGCCGCCTGATCGGATTTGACGCAGTCAATGGCTACCACCAATGCAATGACAACGGCCTCCATTTCTTCATCCAGCACCTGCACTTTGTAACTGTCGCCCCAAGTGAACCATTCCTTGCTCACCTGGCCGACCACTTCAGCGTTTTGCAGGATTTGAAAATCCATGTCCCACCAATTCCCCTGAACATCCAAGCCTGCCCCTTCAATCGTGTAGCGGGCTTTTAAAAAAGTGAACTCCTTCTTGATCGTCAGTGCTTCTCGGCCATTCACTTCTACAAAAAACTTGGGAAGAAAACTGAAGGTTTTTTTCGTGATCAGGGCAACTTCGTCCCTCTTCGTGTTCAGGATGGAAAACGTCTTTGGAATTTGCATAAAACTGCCTTCCACGTAATACACGTCCTGTTCCTGCTGATCTTTCACCGTAAATTTGCCGCTTAGGCTGAAGACTTTTTGCTTGATATAAAATTGCTTCATGGATGAACCTCCTTTGTAAATTGGTGAGAAAAAATGCAAAACATTGTCTATAAACTTTTATACGTATCGAACTCAAAAAAGCTTCGTTTATTTTTGATATAGTTGCTTGAGAATGAAATTAAGACAGAGAAGGATGGTTTCATGCATAACTCCCTCGCACACATTTTAGATAATTGGGTCGAACAAATAAATCGAGATGAGTTCTATTTGGTTCACTCATTCGATCGGCTCCTCGCTGAGAAAAGCAGCAGGGAAGCATATGAGTTTGTTCCTTATATGATTGAAGCCGTCCTTTTAACAACGGATGGCTTCCTAGCCTCTCAACTCATCTTTTATTTGAATTGTTTCTACGGAAAGGCAGATACGACAGAACTTCATCCAGTGCTTCTCGCTAAGCGAAAAGAACTGGAGAATCATATCTCCCGTCTAAGAGACGCTGACGCTGCAAGGGAATATGAAGAATTAAAAAGGGAGCTGCGTTTAAAATAAAAATCTAGAAGCTTTTGAGCTGAAGGCCGTCCAGTCCTATTGTTCATAACCCGCGGTTGTCTTCACTTTCGGTTTTGTTTATTAGAACCAGATCAGACATTACACTAAAGGCACTTATTCCTTTCAGAAAGGATTTGTTCAAAATGGAAATCGAGAATTTAATCCGAGTAAAAACCCGGCAGGAACTGAGGAATTGGCTGGAGGCAAATGCAGCAGCTGAGAAGTTTTGCTGGGTCGTGGTCAGCGTGGCTCCTCGGCCCGGCGTCCTCCAGTATTTAGATGCCGTCGAAGAAGCCCTGTGCTTCGGCTGGATCGACAGCACGAAAAAGCGCATATCGGACACGGAAGTGGCGCAAAGGCTTTCTCCGCGGAAGAAGAACAGCAACTTCACCGAATTGAACAAAGAGCGCATCCGCAGGCTGGAGAAATTGGGCTTGATGAAAGAAGCAGGCTTGAAAGTTCTCCCGGATATGCGGCCGGAATCGTTTGTGATCGACCCCAAAATCGAATCACGCCTGAAAGAAGACCCAAACGTATACCGAAACTTTCTCGGTTTCCCGGAACTGTACAGGCGGATCCGGATTGACACCATCCAGAGCTACCGGAACGAGCCGGATGTGTTTAATAAGAAACTGGAGAAATTCATTGAAAATACGAAGGAAAACAACATGTATGGCCAGTGGAATGACAACGGCCGCTTGATGGATTATTAAATTATGGAGTTGAGGAATTTTTACTGCCTCTCTGAATTGTTCTGCTATCTCCCATTCATTAAAAAGGCTTGCAAAAGCCTTTTTTAATTTTGCCGTTTTTCCTATTCTGTTTAATTTTTTGGATGATTACAAATAAAGCCAAATTATTTTTCTAATATTTTCCTAAATTCTACTCAAATTCTCATGCCGTTCTCATAATTTTCTCATAATCGCAGGGTAACTTAGAGAGTATCAGAAGTGGAGGAGGAGTTTAGAGATGAAAATTGTCATTGTACCTTCAGGTTTTAAAGAGTGCCTGGATTCAGAAGATGTAGCAGCAGCAATGGAACGGGGCGTTAAACGGTTTGATCCGTCAATCGAGACGGTCGTCATTCCGATGATTGACGGCGGGGAAGGATTTGTCAAAACGATTATCCGCTTAAAAGGCGGCACCTTGGTGGAAAAGCAAGTGACAGGGCCCGTCGGCAAACCCATCAGCAGCTATTTCGGCGTTTACAAAGAACACGGCAAACGGATTGCAGTCATTGAAATGGCGGCGGTAGCCGGGCTGAAACTGGTGCCCCGCGCTGAGCGAAACCCGCTAAAAACGACTACTTACGGCGTCGGCGAATTGATAACGGCTTCCCTTGACTATGGCGTTGACCGCATTTTGATTGGCTGCGGCGACTCCGGCACTTCAGACGGCGGAGCCGGCATGGCCCAGGCACTCGGTGTGCAATTTTTGGACAAGTACCAGCAACCCGTGCACATCAGCGGCGGGGAAGACTTGTTGAAAGTGGACTCCCTTCTCACTGCGAACGTAGACAGGCGGTTGGAGGACATCACAATTGACGTGGCATGCAATTGGCAGAACGTCTTATGCGGCGAAAGAGGCGTAGCACGCGTGTTTGGGCCGCAAAAAGGAGCCACGCCAAAGCAGGTGGTTCTTCTCTCTTCAGCATTGGAGCAATATGCCGGGGCTATTCAGCAAGCGACGGGGCTCGATGTCCGCACCTTGCCGGGCAGCGGCGCATCGGGCGGATTAGGTGCCGGATTACTGGCATTTACCAACGCCACCTTGCATCCCCGTTTTGAAATCATCATGGACTTTATCAATATCGATGAGGAAATTGCCACAGCTGATATCGTCTTTACCGCAGAAGGCAGCTTGGATTTCCAGACGCCGAATGGAAAAATTCCATCGGAAGTGGCGCGGATCGCCAAAATGAGCCATATTCCGGTGATTGCCTTGACCGGAACCATCGGTGAAGGCGCCGACCTTAATTACAAGGCAGGCATCGACGCTTACAGCTGTATCATCCAAAAGCCTGTTTCTTTGGAACTGGCAATGAAAAACGCGCCGAAATGGATCGAGGAAAGCACCTATTCCGTGCTGCGGAAAGTCGCCATCGGCTGGCGGATGACCAATAAAGGCGGGTTGAAGAAGGTG is from Planococcus liqunii and encodes:
- a CDS encoding TVP38/TMEM64 family protein translates to MAFAVGAAVWFSRSVLQFDVDSLRSWILSFGLWAPVVYIAAYTIRPLLFFPASILSLAGGLAFGAWMGTLYTVIGASLGAFLSFFVARKLGGLGKTKWTGSAGKIQSQMEQNGFFYVLLFRLFPGLSFDLVSYAAGVAKVRFGSFALATVIGIIPGTFALNFLGSSFVSGNPKIVILAIVLFSMVAGVPLALQKRRSRLSDSASKT
- a CDS encoding FAD-dependent oxidoreductase, with the translated sequence MVKKYDIAIIGAGAAGLTAAFTGAGFSKKVVLIDKNLPGGECTWSGCIPSKSLINIAEEVHHAKKYTPDLKVDTSTVLKDIQDIIQKVYSGESPEVLQKSGIDFINGYAKFVSPHAVEVNGEHIEAKKIILSTGSSPMVPPIEGLDKVSYLTNDTIFKEKSFPKSMTILGGGAIGVEMAQALNRLGVKVTLVEKFERILPKDEEELVLMIQQRLVDEGVTIHTSATAVKANQEGSRIDLIIEKGGKETTVSGEGLLVALGRKANVSGYGLETAGVQYDSKSIQVDEHLETTAKGIYAIGDVVGPYQLSHMANVQGITATQNAILPINKKMDYEHVTWCTYTDPELGRSGLSEEEAREKYGDSIRVYEHDYADLDRANTKKDSIGKVKIILDKKGYILGASILGDRAGEIISQIQTIKSLNINLGKLSGVIHPYPTYSEVLVKIGKKVYVDNLLNQPVVKTFNKAKAGELPAKKIGIYGTVAAAGISIANMAIKNNIQPKLGVENGRLQAVPSTPNAVSSQSAKADKFVPAWPYNGSKEEAKKNLIGMLKGYEGVSIVQVQENYVHAIAKSKGLKFKDDIEFYFNDAAQQIEFRSASRVGYSDAGVNRKRYNEMRNRYIGISTHTRNA
- a CDS encoding CDP-alcohol phosphatidyltransferase family protein → MLDTHARKHVQPLVEKTADFLLKRGCTADGVTKTAFVIGVSSGPFIYLDQPVLAVLVLWISGFLDVVDGTMARKTKPSPWGTLLDISFDRLVELSVIIGLAFRFPDSMWALLLLSASIVIAMTVFLTVGALSDKKGMKSFYYQAGLAERTEGFILFTLMIVFSTHLTIFTLLFLAVQVFTIGQRMAEARRLLK
- a CDS encoding FAD-dependent oxidoreductase translates to MKTLTLVGGGHAHLHCLEQLKKEPQRDWRVVLISPSRHQYYSGMFSGYAEGIYRLDDIRIDLQKLCEQVGAIFIKDRIAGVDGHNKRLAGTKGVYPFDVASFDIGSQNDIPAELAERVSKIKPNYRFPEALLKFRETAYPVIAGGGASGVEMAFAVLAWRKKNGLPPNVSLFSSSSLLSGQGATAVQKIEAIARQKALPFFTDERIAAIDEHSVSTQSGRTSPQSDLLWLTGPKSPGFFKHSGLKTDAGGFLLVNESLQSLSHSDLFGAGDCIAIDRYPALAKNGVYAVRQGSVLWNNLKNQLGGKQLAAFTPQKNFLSILSTGGSEAFLMYGKQAVHGKLPWMLKQRIDQKFMQRFKTLYE
- a CDS encoding VOC family protein, whose protein sequence is MIDKLGQVMLYVNDQEEAKRFWTEAVGFQVVAEQATGGMRWVEVAPNSGAGTTLVLHNKEAVASMSPGLNLGTPSLMFYTDQLDQLHSRLSEQGITVGEIDDMPFGRVFNFADREENYFAVMEKKA
- a CDS encoding malate:quinone oxidoreductase; the encoded protein is MGNQQNKKDIILIGAGIMSATLGSMIKELAPEWNVKVFEKLEQAGAESSNEWNNAGTGHAALCELNYTPEKEDGTVEIKKAININEQFQLSRQFWSFLVKNKRIANPQDFIMSIPHMSLVQGEDNVSFLNKRFEALSKNPLFHGMEFSDNPEKLKEWIPLIMEGRTVDEPIAATKIDSGTDVNFGALTKMLFEHLKEQDVEINYNHTVKDIKRSGDGKWEVKVLDMADDKIKYHNADFVFIGGGGGSLPLLQKTGIPESKHIGGFPVSGLFLVCKDPEIVEQHHAKVYGKAKLGAPPMSVPHLDTRFIDNQKSLLFGPFAGFSPKFLKTGSNMDLIGSVKPNNVFTMLAAGAKEMSLTKYLVQQVLLSNEKRVEELREFIPNAKVEDWDVVVAGQRVQVIKDTDKGKGTLQFGTEIVTAEDGSIAALLGASPGASTAVHAMLEIFEKCFPDQINSWEPKIKEMIPSYGVSLMENPELLREVHKTTAETLQLKDELEAMAKEEVLSK
- a CDS encoding histidine kinase N-terminal 7TM domain-containing diguanylate cyclase, yielding MTSNLTAYITLMCTSGVLNLYLCSYVFLKRHHYNKIALFFMLYTASITIYCFAAAMGLLAANLGEMKFWTTVQYIGMPVSSPLGLLFIMQYLGIKVSWKRAVSLILVPTLSFILVATNEWHHLHYRSFEIDAALGIPFIQQEIGPWYAVHGIFTFACMFAAFSLLIFHWKETAKAYRLQLIALMLGQLIPMMTAFLYLIGAAPQGIDPVPMVLWISSVLYLWAIGSSRLFTIMPIAKDAIFNGINDGVIVLDESNRLIEFNQACQLNWPNLNQSMYGMDFESVWVELAGYPFPLRLEGDLKTQELKLLKSEQVFQVRNSPLEQSGNTKGQLLIFTDITELKKLQEKLQHQAYTDELTQVFNRRAFLQLCEQDFIAAKEQSTPFSVILLDIDHFKRVNDTYGHQVGDQLLVHVAKVCKAQLEKDQIFARYGGEEFVLALNSYTGIEAEALAERLCKEVESQPIFLDGEMISVTLSLGVAEMEVSEDQLFHLLNQADEALYAAKKEGRNRVCVYAGSHENKKAEIREQIKS
- a CDS encoding VOC family protein, with translation MQLGAFSISLNVKDIHASKEFYEKIGFETFSGNIEQNWLIMKNGKTVIGLFQGMFEKNMLTFNPGWDENAHNLDVFEDIRDIQKKLKAEGISFTAEANETTQGPASFFIEDPDGNPILFDQHR
- a CDS encoding LURP-one-related/scramblase family protein; this encodes MKQFYIKQKVFSLSGKFTVKDQQEQDVYYVEGSFMQIPKTFSILNTKRDEVALITKKTFSFLPKFFVEVNGREALTIKKEFTFLKARYTIEGAGLDVQGNWWDMDFQILQNAEVVGQVSKEWFTWGDSYKVQVLDEEMEAVVIALVVAIDCVKSDQAAASSAAAT
- a CDS encoding YdeI/OmpD-associated family protein, with the protein product MEIENLIRVKTRQELRNWLEANAAAEKFCWVVVSVAPRPGVLQYLDAVEEALCFGWIDSTKKRISDTEVAQRLSPRKKNSNFTELNKERIRRLEKLGLMKEAGLKVLPDMRPESFVIDPKIESRLKEDPNVYRNFLGFPELYRRIRIDTIQSYRNEPDVFNKKLEKFIENTKENNMYGQWNDNGRLMDY